One window of Burkholderiales bacterium genomic DNA carries:
- the rbfA gene encoding 30S ribosome-binding factor RbfA, whose protein sequence is MANQSARRGRIADQLQRDLAELIRTEINDPRIGMLTITGVELSRDQRCAKVFFTVLGEEAQVALAQEGLQRASGFLRSRLAAALRLRVMPELHFTYDASVAQGARLSRLIDEAVGKSRKDKRRRGR, encoded by the coding sequence ATGGCGAACCAGTCTGCAAGGCGGGGGCGAATCGCGGATCAGCTGCAGCGTGACCTGGCGGAACTGATTCGCACGGAGATCAATGATCCGAGGATCGGGATGTTAACGATCACTGGAGTCGAACTCAGTCGTGACCAGCGTTGCGCCAAGGTTTTCTTCACCGTTCTTGGAGAAGAGGCCCAGGTCGCACTGGCCCAAGAGGGGCTGCAGCGTGCCAGCGGCTTTCTGCGCTCCCGGCTTGCTGCCGCGCTTCGTCTGCGAGTCATGCCCGAATTGCACTTCACCTACGACGCATCGGTCGCGCAAGGCGCACGCCTGTCCCGGTTGATTGACGAGGCGGTCGGAAAATCTAGAAAGGACAAACGGCGCCGCGGACGTTGA
- the rimP gene encoding ribosome maturation factor RimP has protein sequence MNLTGLLEKALASLGYELVDSEWANKGLLRVYIDRQGGVTVDDCARVSNHLTRVFAVEAIAYERLEVSSPGLDRPLTRPQDFRRFEGEKAKVRLRVPLNGQRNFVGVLRGADERTVQIEVDGTVLQLDFAEVEKARLVPTI, from the coding sequence ATGAACCTAACTGGGCTACTGGAAAAGGCGCTCGCGAGCCTCGGCTACGAGTTGGTCGACAGCGAGTGGGCAAACAAGGGGCTGCTGCGCGTCTACATCGACAGGCAGGGGGGAGTTACGGTGGACGACTGTGCGCGTGTTAGCAACCACCTGACCCGCGTGTTCGCGGTGGAAGCCATTGCCTACGAGCGCCTCGAAGTGTCGTCGCCTGGACTGGATCGTCCATTGACGCGGCCCCAGGACTTCAGGCGGTTTGAAGGCGAGAAAGCCAAGGTGCGTCTGCGTGTGCCGCTGAACGGGCAGCGTAACTTTGTTGGGGTTCTGAGAGGTGCCGACGAGCGCACCGTGCAAATCGAAGTCGATGGAACCGTACTCCAGCTGGACTTTGCGGAAGTGGAAAAGGCGCGTTTGGTACCGACGATCTGA
- a CDS encoding L-lactate permease, translating into MVWSQVYDPMGNAVLSTVLAAIPVIVLLGGLAFLRLSAHIAALAGLAAALVIAIFVYGMPAQMAGASAMYGAFFGLLPIGWIVLNIIFLYQLTRDKGYFTILQDSIAGVTEDRRLQLLLIAFAFGAFFEGAAGFGTPVAVTGAILIGLGFSPLAASGLSLIANTAPVAYGALGTPIIALSAVTGLDLFELSAMVGRQLPFFSVLVPFWLVWAFAGWRGMLEVWPAILVTGVSFAIPQFLISNYHGPWLVDVGAAIVSMACLTAFLRIWKPRNVWRTTALKGREADGGVTDNGATARGGGHDRAAVVRAWVPWVVLSVFVFAWGTPQVRGFLNGSYTVTKMEQTATGPVKTEEKVKLPWDGITKLDFKIAGLHEMVEKVPPVVAKAHTEKAVYSLNWLSATGSGILLAAILAGLFMRYSFAELLVKYWHTIKLVRFSLLTIAAMLALGFTTRYSGTDATLGLAFAHTGVLYPFFGTMLGWLGVALTGSDTASNVLFGGLQKITSEQLGLNANLMASANSSGGVMGKMIDAQSIVVASTATRWYGHEGDILRYVFFHSVVLAMLVGGLVMLQAYVYPFTLLQVWPAGG; encoded by the coding sequence ATGGTCTGGAGCCAGGTCTACGACCCGATGGGCAACGCCGTGCTCAGTACGGTGCTGGCAGCCATCCCGGTCATCGTATTGCTCGGTGGTCTAGCCTTTCTGCGCTTGTCGGCGCATATCGCGGCACTCGCCGGGCTGGCAGCCGCTCTGGTCATCGCGATCTTCGTTTATGGAATGCCGGCCCAGATGGCGGGCGCATCGGCGATGTATGGCGCCTTCTTCGGCCTTCTGCCCATCGGCTGGATCGTGCTGAACATCATCTTTCTCTATCAACTCACACGCGACAAAGGCTATTTCACGATTCTGCAGGACAGCATCGCCGGCGTGACGGAAGACCGGAGATTGCAGCTGCTGCTGATCGCCTTTGCCTTTGGCGCTTTTTTCGAGGGCGCGGCCGGCTTCGGCACTCCCGTGGCCGTGACCGGTGCCATTCTCATCGGCCTCGGATTCTCTCCGCTGGCCGCCTCCGGCCTCTCGCTCATCGCGAATACGGCGCCAGTTGCATATGGCGCGCTGGGCACGCCGATTATCGCCTTGTCGGCAGTCACTGGGTTGGATCTGTTCGAGCTCTCGGCCATGGTCGGCCGACAACTGCCGTTTTTCTCCGTGCTTGTTCCTTTCTGGCTCGTCTGGGCCTTCGCCGGCTGGCGTGGCATGCTCGAAGTCTGGCCTGCCATCCTGGTCACTGGAGTCAGTTTCGCCATCCCGCAGTTTCTGATCTCCAACTATCACGGCCCCTGGCTCGTGGATGTGGGCGCGGCGATCGTTTCCATGGCATGCCTTACCGCCTTCTTGAGGATTTGGAAACCCAGGAATGTCTGGCGCACGACCGCGTTGAAGGGACGCGAGGCCGACGGCGGCGTGACCGATAATGGTGCCACTGCTCGGGGGGGCGGCCATGATCGCGCGGCGGTAGTGCGGGCATGGGTGCCATGGGTCGTGCTGTCGGTGTTCGTGTTCGCCTGGGGCACGCCGCAGGTCCGCGGTTTTCTGAACGGCAGCTACACCGTAACGAAAATGGAGCAGACGGCCACCGGTCCGGTGAAAACCGAGGAGAAAGTAAAGCTTCCGTGGGACGGCATCACCAAGTTGGACTTCAAGATCGCAGGCTTGCATGAAATGGTGGAGAAGGTTCCTCCGGTTGTAGCCAAGGCGCACACGGAAAAGGCCGTCTACAGCCTGAACTGGCTGTCAGCCACCGGTTCGGGAATTCTGCTCGCAGCGATTCTTGCCGGCTTGTTCATGCGCTATTCGTTTGCGGAACTTCTGGTCAAGTACTGGCACACCATCAAACTCGTGCGCTTCTCGTTGCTGACCATCGCGGCGATGCTGGCACTTGGGTTTACCACGCGTTACTCGGGCACCGACGCAACGCTGGGCCTGGCCTTCGCCCACACCGGTGTGCTCTACCCGTTCTTCGGCACGATGCTCGGGTGGCTGGGTGTGGCGCTGACCGGTTCCGATACGGCGTCCAACGTGCTCTTCGGTGGCCTTCAGAAGATCACGTCCGAGCAACTTGGACTGAACGCCAATCTCATGGCCTCCGCAAACAGTTCAGGCGGTGTGATGGGCAAGATGATCGACGCGCAGTCGATCGTCGTGGCATCCACTGCAACACGCTGGTACGGGCACGAAGGCGACATTCTGCGCTACGTATTCTTCCACTCGGTCGTGTTGGCCATGCTGGTCGGGGGGCTGGTCATGCTGCAGGCGTACGTCTATCCATTCACATTGCTGCAGGTCTGGCCCGCGGGCGGCTGA
- the pnp gene encoding polyribonucleotide nucleotidyltransferase — MNVTRKIIQYGRHTLTLETGEIARQADGAVMVNMDDTCVLVTVVGKKEVQPGQDFFPLTVDYQERTYAAGKIPGGFFKREGRPSEKETLTSRLIDRPIRPLFPEGFLNEVQVIATVVSSNNEIDADVPAMIGASAALTLSGIPFNGPIGAARVGYLNGEYVLNPTVTELKTSKLNLVVAGTKQAVLMVESEAMELPEDVMLGAVVFGHQQMQAVIDAIGELADEAGKPLWDWTPPPKDPALVDRVRQIAQADLRQAYQLKVKKARSAKIEEVRARVFGELVPAGSDPQIANVVAGIFSDLEREIVRNQILNGEPRIDGRDTRTVRPISIRIGPLPRAHGSALFTRGETQALVAATLGTSRDEQIIDALQGEYTERFMLHYNMPPYATGETGRVGSPKRREVGHGRLAKRALLAVLPSQEEFAYSLRVVSEITESNGSSSMASVCGGCLALMDAGVPLKAHVAGIAMGLIKEANRFAVLTDILGDEDHLGDMDFKVAGTESGVTALQMDIKIQGITKEIMHVALQQAREARMQVLHIMKEALRSPRAELSAYAPRMITLKIKPEKIRDVIGKGGAVIRAITEETGTTIDIQDDGTVTIACVSSAGGEAARRRIEEITAEVEVGRIYDGTVLKLLDFGAIVSVLPGKDGLLHISQIADERVKSVADHLKEGQAVRVKVLEADEKGRLRLSMKAVTQDEKAKATS, encoded by the coding sequence TTGAACGTCACGCGAAAGATCATTCAATACGGGCGTCACACCCTGACGCTCGAGACCGGCGAGATCGCCAGGCAGGCCGATGGAGCAGTGATGGTGAACATGGACGATACCTGCGTCCTCGTCACCGTCGTCGGGAAAAAAGAAGTCCAGCCGGGTCAGGACTTCTTCCCGCTGACCGTCGACTATCAAGAGCGAACCTACGCAGCAGGCAAGATTCCCGGAGGCTTCTTCAAGCGGGAGGGTCGGCCCAGCGAAAAGGAAACACTGACCTCACGCTTGATCGACCGACCCATTCGTCCCTTGTTTCCCGAGGGATTCTTAAACGAAGTCCAAGTAATTGCCACTGTCGTTTCTTCCAATAACGAGATCGACGCCGATGTACCGGCAATGATCGGTGCTTCCGCGGCGCTGACGCTCTCGGGAATCCCTTTCAATGGCCCCATCGGTGCTGCGCGCGTGGGATATCTGAACGGAGAATACGTTCTGAACCCGACGGTAACCGAGCTGAAAACCTCGAAACTCAACCTGGTGGTCGCGGGCACCAAGCAGGCGGTATTGATGGTGGAGTCGGAGGCTATGGAGCTTCCGGAAGACGTGATGCTCGGCGCCGTGGTCTTCGGCCACCAGCAAATGCAGGCGGTCATCGACGCGATCGGCGAACTGGCCGATGAAGCCGGCAAGCCCTTGTGGGACTGGACACCACCGCCGAAGGATCCGGCGCTGGTGGATCGCGTACGGCAGATTGCGCAGGCCGATCTTCGTCAAGCCTACCAGCTCAAGGTCAAGAAAGCGCGCAGTGCCAAGATCGAGGAGGTGCGCGCGCGAGTGTTCGGCGAGCTCGTGCCCGCCGGCTCCGATCCGCAAATCGCCAACGTGGTTGCCGGCATATTCAGCGATCTGGAAAGAGAGATCGTGCGCAACCAGATCCTGAACGGTGAGCCGCGCATCGACGGGCGCGACACGCGCACAGTACGCCCGATTTCGATCCGCATCGGACCGTTGCCGCGAGCCCACGGGTCTGCACTGTTCACGCGCGGAGAAACGCAGGCACTCGTGGCCGCGACCCTCGGCACATCGCGCGACGAGCAGATCATCGACGCCCTGCAGGGCGAATACACCGAGCGCTTTATGCTTCATTACAACATGCCCCCGTATGCCACCGGGGAGACGGGGCGCGTGGGCTCGCCGAAACGGCGCGAAGTGGGTCACGGCCGGCTCGCCAAGCGAGCGCTACTCGCCGTGCTGCCGTCTCAAGAGGAGTTCGCCTATTCGCTGCGAGTAGTCTCGGAGATTACCGAATCGAACGGCTCGAGCTCCATGGCGAGCGTTTGTGGCGGGTGCCTGGCATTGATGGATGCGGGCGTGCCGCTCAAGGCGCATGTCGCGGGCATCGCGATGGGGCTCATCAAGGAGGCAAACCGGTTTGCGGTCTTGACCGACATCTTGGGCGACGAGGATCACCTCGGTGACATGGACTTCAAGGTCGCGGGCACCGAAAGCGGAGTCACGGCCCTGCAGATGGACATCAAGATCCAGGGCATCACCAAGGAAATCATGCACGTGGCTCTGCAGCAGGCGCGCGAAGCGCGCATGCAAGTCCTGCATATCATGAAGGAGGCACTGCGGAGCCCGCGGGCCGAGCTCTCGGCCTACGCGCCGCGCATGATCACCTTGAAGATCAAGCCCGAAAAGATCCGCGACGTGATCGGCAAGGGTGGAGCAGTGATTCGCGCCATTACTGAGGAGACCGGTACGACCATCGATATCCAGGACGACGGGACGGTCACGATCGCGTGCGTCTCTTCGGCCGGTGGCGAAGCGGCCCGACGGCGCATCGAAGAGATTACCGCGGAAGTCGAGGTCGGACGCATCTACGATGGCACAGTGCTCAAGTTGCTCGACTTCGGCGCCATCGTCAGCGTGCTCCCGGGCAAGGACGGCTTGCTGCATATCTCCCAGATCGCCGATGAGCGGGTCAAATCGGTTGCTGATCACCTCAAGGAGGGTCAGGCGGTCCGGGTAAAAGTTCTGGAAGCCGACGAGAAGGGTCGACTGCGGTTGTCGATGAAGGCAGTGACCCAGGATGAAAAAGCCAAAGCCACAAGCTGA
- the rpsO gene encoding 30S ribosomal protein S15 produces the protein MAITAEQRAQILKEYQRAKGDTGSPEAQIALLTARINELTEHFKTHVKDYHSRRGLLKMVSQRRKLLDYLRLSNADRYRQIIERLGLRK, from the coding sequence ATGGCTATTACCGCAGAGCAACGGGCCCAGATACTTAAGGAATATCAACGGGCTAAGGGTGACACTGGCTCGCCGGAAGCGCAGATCGCCCTCTTGACTGCCCGCATCAACGAGCTGACCGAGCACTTCAAGACGCATGTGAAGGACTATCATTCCCGGCGCGGTCTGCTGAAGATGGTCAGTCAGCGGCGCAAGCTGCTTGACTATCTGCGCCTTTCCAACGCCGACCGGTATCGGCAGATCATTGAGCGCCTCGGCTTGCGAAAGTAG
- the truB gene encoding tRNA pseudouridine(55) synthase TruB, producing the protein MPGGRARNNLSGVLLLDKPVGLTSNAALQRVRALYGGPKAGHTGTLDPLASGLLPVCFGEATKFSSALLDSSKRYEATLRLGFESSTGDAEGDLKALAEPSFDDVELIRALRQLTGHIQQRPPMYSAVKFEGRPLYRYAREGRVVERRERSVEIQQLDVLHRRADTLRLSVVCSKGTYIRVLAEDLGRLLGCGAYVVELRRTDIGPFSVEDAVPLCVLERGELSSAQRESLLLPVDSMLCGLPRIDLTPDASRRVVGGLPAVAAPTQTSGLVRLYVAGGKFIGLGEAAPDGTVVPKRLVASGRHVA; encoded by the coding sequence GTGCCTGGCGGTCGGGCGAGGAATAACCTGAGCGGCGTCCTGCTGCTCGATAAGCCGGTTGGTCTGACTTCCAACGCGGCTTTGCAGCGCGTGCGTGCCCTCTACGGGGGGCCGAAGGCAGGCCACACCGGCACGCTCGATCCGCTCGCCAGTGGACTCCTGCCAGTTTGTTTCGGAGAAGCCACCAAGTTCAGCTCGGCGCTGCTCGATTCCAGCAAGCGCTACGAGGCCACGCTGCGCCTGGGCTTTGAAAGCTCCACAGGCGACGCCGAAGGTGACTTGAAGGCGCTGGCCGAGCCGAGCTTCGACGATGTCGAACTGATACGGGCGCTCCGTCAGCTGACCGGGCATATCCAGCAACGTCCCCCAATGTACAGCGCCGTTAAATTCGAGGGACGGCCCTTGTACCGCTACGCACGCGAGGGCCGAGTGGTCGAGCGCCGCGAGCGGAGCGTAGAGATCCAACAACTGGACGTGCTGCACCGACGGGCTGACACCTTGCGACTGTCCGTGGTTTGCAGCAAGGGAACTTACATCCGCGTTCTCGCGGAGGACCTGGGCAGGCTTCTGGGTTGCGGCGCGTACGTGGTCGAGCTGCGGCGCACCGACATCGGGCCGTTCAGCGTGGAAGATGCGGTGCCGCTCTGTGTGCTTGAGCGCGGCGAGTTGAGTTCGGCACAGCGCGAGTCACTGCTGTTGCCGGTCGACTCGATGCTGTGCGGATTGCCCAGGATCGACCTTACCCCGGACGCGAGCCGCCGGGTGGTAGGCGGTCTTCCGGCAGTCGCGGCGCCGACCCAGACGTCCGGGCTGGTGAGGCTCTATGTGGCCGGAGGAAAATTCATCGGGCTCGGGGAGGCCGCACCGGACGGAACGGTGGTACCGAAACGACTCGTGGCGAGCGGCCGCCATGTGGCGTAA
- the infB gene encoding translation initiation factor IF-2 — translation MANTNVAQFAKELGLPAGMLLEQLQAAGVKKALDEGTVLDEHDKTQLLEYLRKVHGAKETKSRITLTRRQTSEIKKADATGKARTIQVEVRKKRVLVKRDSAAGATATEVIPVPQVDAEQAALREEEARKQSQLIARQMAEAAARQEERKRKTASQQAETEPSAAAPAAPAVSAAVPEVAKEVPAAPVVAKKALTEGTLHKPAVKASETKPKEKGAKKPADAGWRDEGTKRRSIKVRGDISGGGEGWHARKERHARHKTEHAAAQDQAVPMEPVVKEVLIPETITVADLAHKMSVKAAEVIKALMKLGQMVTINQVLDQETAMIVVDEMGHVAKRAKIDDPEAYLEQAERKDVSLEPRAPVVTVMGHVDHGKTSLLDYIRRTRVASGEAGGITQHIGAYHVDTPRGTITFLDTPGHEAFTAMRARGAKVTDIVVLVVAADDGVMPQTVEAIHHAKAAKVPMVVAINKIDKPEANPERIKQELSKHEVIPEDWGGETMVVEVSAKTGRGIDQLLEAVLLQAEVLELKAAKDAPARGVVIESRLDKGRGPVATVLVQSGTLHRGDVVLAGAVFGRVRAMTDEAGRNVEQAGPSIPVEILGLSEVPLAGEEVIVLGDERKAREIALFRQGKFREVKLAKQQAAKLDNMFEQMKAGEAKTLPLIIKADVQGSYEALAHALSKLSTDEVRVNIVHAGVGGITESDVNLALASNAVIIGFNTRADATARKLIAAHGIDVRYYNVIYDAVDEVKSALSGMLAPEKRENVLGLVEVRQVFRISKVGAVAGCYVLEGLVRRGSLVRVLRDNVVIHSGELDSLKRFKDDVREVKAGFECGLSIKGFDDIKVGDQLEVYEVVEVARSL, via the coding sequence ATGGCTAATACGAACGTCGCACAATTCGCCAAGGAACTGGGACTTCCCGCCGGAATGCTGCTTGAGCAGCTTCAGGCGGCGGGGGTCAAGAAGGCATTGGACGAAGGCACAGTCCTCGACGAGCATGACAAGACCCAGCTGCTCGAATATTTGCGCAAGGTCCACGGCGCGAAGGAGACCAAGAGCCGTATTACGCTCACTCGCCGGCAGACCAGTGAGATCAAGAAAGCCGATGCCACCGGGAAAGCCAGGACCATTCAGGTCGAGGTGCGCAAGAAGCGCGTTCTCGTCAAGCGCGATTCGGCCGCAGGAGCGACCGCAACCGAAGTGATACCAGTCCCGCAGGTAGACGCTGAGCAGGCCGCACTGCGCGAAGAAGAGGCGCGCAAGCAATCGCAGCTGATCGCCCGGCAGATGGCCGAAGCTGCTGCCAGGCAGGAAGAGCGCAAGCGCAAGACGGCATCACAACAAGCCGAAACCGAGCCTTCGGCTGCCGCGCCGGCCGCACCGGCGGTCTCCGCTGCAGTGCCTGAGGTGGCGAAGGAGGTACCGGCCGCACCGGTGGTAGCCAAGAAAGCGCTAACCGAAGGCACTCTGCATAAGCCGGCAGTCAAGGCCAGCGAAACCAAGCCAAAGGAAAAGGGAGCAAAGAAGCCAGCCGACGCGGGTTGGCGCGACGAAGGGACCAAACGTCGCTCGATCAAGGTGCGTGGCGACATCAGTGGTGGTGGTGAAGGCTGGCATGCACGCAAGGAGCGCCATGCGCGACACAAGACGGAGCATGCCGCAGCCCAGGACCAGGCAGTGCCGATGGAACCTGTCGTCAAGGAAGTCCTGATTCCTGAGACTATCACGGTCGCCGACTTGGCCCACAAAATGTCGGTCAAGGCCGCCGAGGTGATCAAGGCGTTGATGAAGCTTGGTCAAATGGTGACGATCAACCAAGTGCTCGACCAGGAGACGGCAATGATCGTGGTCGATGAGATGGGGCACGTCGCCAAGCGTGCGAAGATTGATGACCCCGAGGCCTACCTTGAGCAGGCCGAACGCAAGGACGTGTCCCTGGAGCCCAGGGCACCGGTAGTTACCGTCATGGGGCACGTCGATCATGGCAAGACATCATTGCTCGACTACATTCGTCGCACCCGGGTGGCAAGCGGCGAGGCCGGCGGCATCACACAGCACATCGGCGCCTACCACGTGGACACGCCTCGTGGAACGATTACCTTCCTCGATACCCCCGGTCACGAAGCGTTCACCGCGATGCGCGCGCGCGGAGCCAAGGTGACGGACATCGTGGTGCTCGTCGTGGCGGCGGACGACGGGGTAATGCCTCAGACGGTGGAAGCCATCCACCACGCGAAGGCGGCCAAGGTGCCGATGGTGGTCGCCATCAACAAGATCGACAAACCCGAAGCGAACCCCGAACGGATCAAGCAAGAGCTTTCGAAGCACGAAGTCATTCCCGAAGACTGGGGCGGCGAGACCATGGTGGTCGAAGTCTCGGCCAAGACCGGGAGAGGCATCGATCAGCTGCTGGAAGCCGTGCTACTGCAGGCCGAGGTGCTTGAACTCAAGGCGGCGAAAGACGCGCCTGCACGCGGCGTTGTCATTGAATCGCGGCTGGATAAGGGCCGTGGCCCAGTGGCTACGGTACTCGTGCAATCGGGCACGCTGCATCGGGGAGACGTCGTTTTGGCCGGTGCCGTGTTTGGGCGAGTCCGAGCCATGACCGACGAGGCGGGCCGTAACGTCGAGCAGGCCGGGCCCTCGATTCCGGTCGAGATTCTGGGCCTGTCTGAAGTGCCGCTCGCGGGAGAGGAAGTCATCGTTCTGGGCGATGAGCGCAAGGCCAGAGAGATCGCTCTGTTCCGCCAAGGGAAGTTCCGAGAAGTCAAACTGGCGAAGCAACAGGCGGCCAAGCTCGATAACATGTTCGAACAGATGAAGGCGGGCGAAGCCAAGACGCTGCCGCTTATCATCAAAGCCGACGTGCAGGGCTCCTACGAAGCGCTGGCACACGCTCTGAGCAAGCTCTCCACCGATGAGGTACGCGTGAACATCGTGCACGCCGGCGTCGGAGGAATTACCGAGTCGGACGTGAACCTGGCTTTGGCTTCCAACGCGGTAATCATCGGTTTCAACACCCGCGCCGACGCCACTGCGCGCAAACTCATCGCCGCGCACGGCATCGACGTGCGTTACTACAACGTCATCTACGACGCGGTCGACGAGGTCAAGAGCGCGCTGTCCGGGATGCTGGCGCCCGAGAAGAGAGAAAATGTGCTCGGGCTGGTGGAGGTTCGGCAGGTTTTCCGCATCTCCAAGGTTGGAGCGGTAGCCGGATGCTACGTGCTGGAGGGCTTGGTCAGGCGAGGATCGCTGGTGCGGGTCCTGCGCGACAACGTGGTGATCCATAGCGGCGAGCTTGACTCGCTGAAGCGGTTCAAGGATGACGTCCGCGAAGTCAAGGCCGGGTTCGAATGCGGTCTTTCGATCAAGGGCTTCGACGACATCAAGGTAGGCGACCAGTTGGAAGTCTACGAAGTAGTCGAGGTCGCGCGGTCGCTTTGA
- the nusA gene encoding transcription termination factor NusA, whose amino-acid sequence MSRELLMLVDALAREKNVAKDIVFGALELALASATKKRFKEDVDVRVAVNRDTGEYESFRRWQVVPDDMVEVPARQIGLSEARKRDPDLNLEEYVEEPLEPVEFGRIGAQTAKQVILQKIRDAEREQILNDFLQRKEFIVTGSIKRMERGNAVIESGRIEAILPKDQMIPKENLRIGDRVRAYLLKVDRGSRGPQLVLSRTVPEFLIKLFEIEVPEIEEGLLEIKAAARDPGSRAKIAVKSNDPRIDPIGTCVGMRGSRVQAVTGELAGERVDIVLWSPDPAQFVINALAPAEVSRITVDEEAHSMDIVVDEENLAQAIGRNGQNVRLASELTGWELNIMTEDESQKKNEEEFARIRSLFMEKLDVDEEVADILVQEGFTTLDDIAYVPLGEMLQIESFDEATVNELRSRARNALLVQAIASEEKVENVASDLLNLEGMDNETARALAAKGVKTQEELADLAVDDLVELTGIDAERAKQLIMTARAPWFA is encoded by the coding sequence ATGAGTCGTGAGTTGTTGATGCTGGTGGACGCGCTTGCGCGGGAGAAGAACGTGGCCAAAGACATTGTTTTTGGCGCGCTCGAACTCGCCCTGGCTTCCGCAACCAAGAAGCGATTCAAGGAAGACGTCGATGTGCGCGTCGCGGTTAATCGCGATACGGGCGAATACGAGAGCTTCCGGCGATGGCAGGTCGTGCCGGACGACATGGTGGAAGTGCCGGCGCGCCAGATCGGCCTGTCCGAAGCGCGGAAACGCGATCCCGACCTGAATCTCGAGGAGTACGTCGAAGAGCCGCTCGAACCGGTGGAATTCGGCCGCATCGGTGCACAGACGGCAAAGCAAGTGATTCTCCAGAAGATCCGCGACGCTGAGCGAGAACAGATACTCAATGATTTTCTGCAACGCAAGGAATTCATCGTCACCGGTTCGATCAAGCGTATGGAACGGGGCAACGCCGTCATCGAGTCTGGGCGAATCGAGGCGATACTGCCGAAAGACCAGATGATCCCCAAGGAAAATCTGCGAATCGGAGACCGGGTGCGCGCCTACCTGCTCAAAGTCGATCGCGGCAGTCGCGGGCCGCAGCTGGTTCTGTCACGCACGGTTCCCGAGTTTCTGATCAAGCTGTTCGAAATCGAGGTGCCGGAGATCGAAGAGGGGTTGCTTGAAATCAAGGCGGCTGCGCGCGATCCGGGTTCGAGGGCCAAGATTGCGGTCAAGTCTAACGACCCACGCATCGACCCGATCGGTACGTGCGTCGGGATGCGCGGCTCTCGAGTGCAGGCGGTCACCGGAGAACTGGCCGGGGAGCGGGTGGACATCGTGCTGTGGTCTCCCGATCCGGCCCAGTTCGTCATCAACGCACTGGCCCCGGCAGAAGTGAGCCGCATCACGGTGGACGAAGAAGCGCACAGCATGGACATCGTCGTGGACGAAGAGAATCTGGCGCAGGCGATCGGTCGCAACGGGCAAAATGTGCGTCTGGCGAGCGAGCTCACCGGCTGGGAGCTGAACATAATGACCGAAGACGAGTCGCAAAAGAAGAATGAGGAGGAGTTTGCCCGGATACGGTCCCTGTTCATGGAAAAACTGGACGTCGACGAGGAAGTCGCGGACATCCTGGTCCAAGAGGGCTTCACGACCCTGGACGACATCGCCTATGTCCCGCTCGGCGAAATGCTGCAGATCGAGTCGTTCGACGAGGCTACTGTGAATGAACTGCGCAGCCGGGCGCGCAACGCCCTGCTGGTTCAGGCGATCGCGAGCGAGGAGAAGGTGGAGAACGTGGCAAGCGATCTGTTGAATCTTGAGGGGATGGACAACGAGACGGCACGGGCATTGGCCGCAAAGGGCGTCAAGACGCAGGAGGAACTCGCCGATCTGGCCGTCGACGACCTAGTGGAGCTGACCGGCATCGACGCTGAGCGGGCCAAGCAACTGATCATGACGGCACGCGCGCCCTGGTTTGCCTGA